The proteins below come from a single Synechococcus sp. WH 8101 genomic window:
- a CDS encoding protein phosphatase: MTQRSSQQQPGESRPTEAQLQATLVDFALLELIRRNRDSFEPLWTADSWAKLLIWLALNCGLSGERDALEDFAAALGPRLTGRLRRVFFERDLTDLELQVLADPAEQQVLILSLAPQDSSVLEQERLVVALERIGLLDQVTPDRERWQRLDAVVAIPWT; encoded by the coding sequence ATGACGCAGCGCTCCAGCCAACAGCAGCCCGGCGAGTCCCGGCCCACAGAGGCTCAGCTGCAGGCCACATTGGTGGATTTCGCCCTTTTGGAGCTGATCCGCCGGAATCGGGACAGCTTTGAGCCTCTCTGGACCGCAGATAGCTGGGCCAAGTTGCTGATCTGGCTGGCCCTGAACTGCGGGCTGTCGGGAGAGCGGGATGCCCTGGAAGACTTTGCGGCGGCCCTTGGGCCGCGGCTCACCGGTCGGTTGCGGCGGGTGTTCTTCGAACGTGACCTCACCGATCTGGAGCTGCAGGTGCTCGCGGATCCAGCGGAGCAGCAGGTGCTGATCTTGTCGTTGGCACCTCAGGATTCCTCGGTTCTGGAGCAGGAGCGTTTGGTGGTGGCTTTGGAGCGGATCGGACTGTTGGATCAGGTCACGCCGGATCGGGAGCGTTGGCAGCGGCTGGATGCGGTGGTGGCGATTCCATGGACCTGA
- a CDS encoding oxidoreductase, with amino-acid sequence MGWSAADIPDQRGRLVLVTGANSGLGLETTRALHAHGATVLMACRNRERGETARRILTDQSVSMEGGIELLDLDLADLESVDRCAQTIRQRFGRLDLLINNAGVMAPPRQCSRQGHELQFATNHLGHMALTRALLPLMEGQPDARVVTVTSGAQYFGRIAWEDPNGEQRYDRWQAYGQSKLANVMFALELDRQLRDRGSSIRSLAAHPGLARTNLQPASVSANGSRLEAQAYRLMDPLFQTAAMGALPQLHAATAGSAQSGQHYGPSRLGGLRGYPKRQRVAPAAEDPQQRERLWDLSLKLIEAGPALR; translated from the coding sequence ATGGGCTGGTCCGCAGCCGACATCCCCGATCAACGGGGTCGCCTCGTCTTGGTGACCGGAGCCAACAGCGGCCTCGGCCTGGAAACCACCCGGGCCCTGCACGCCCACGGCGCCACCGTGCTGATGGCCTGCCGCAACCGCGAGCGGGGGGAAACGGCACGCCGGATCCTGACCGACCAAAGCGTCTCGATGGAAGGTGGCATCGAGCTGCTGGATCTCGATCTGGCCGATCTGGAGAGTGTGGATCGCTGCGCACAAACGATTCGCCAGCGCTTTGGCCGCCTTGATCTGCTGATCAACAACGCCGGAGTGATGGCTCCGCCCCGGCAGTGCAGCCGGCAGGGTCACGAGCTGCAGTTCGCCACCAACCATCTCGGCCACATGGCGCTCACCAGAGCGCTGCTGCCACTGATGGAGGGACAGCCGGATGCACGGGTGGTCACCGTCACCTCAGGAGCCCAGTATTTCGGCCGGATCGCCTGGGAGGATCCCAATGGCGAGCAGCGTTACGACCGCTGGCAGGCCTACGGCCAGAGCAAACTGGCCAATGTGATGTTCGCACTTGAACTCGACCGGCAACTCCGTGATCGAGGCAGCAGCATCCGCTCCCTGGCGGCCCATCCCGGCTTGGCGCGCACCAACCTGCAACCAGCGTCGGTTTCGGCGAATGGCTCCCGGCTGGAAGCCCAGGCCTATCGCCTGATGGATCCCCTGTTCCAGACTGCCGCCATGGGAGCTCTCCCCCAGCTTCATGCCGCCACTGCCGGATCAGCCCAAAGCGGGCAGCACTACGGCCCAAGCCGCCTGGGGGGGTTGCGGGGCTACCCCAAACGCCAACGTGTGGCTCCCGCCGCCGAGGACCCCCAGCAACGAGAGCGGTTGTGGGACCTCAGCCTCAAGCTGATCGAAGCCGGCCCGGCACTCCGCTAG
- a CDS encoding transcriptional repressor: MAIRPTSANARQQRLLDELEHCGDEMSGQQLHRVLQDGNQPMGLATVYRHLRLLQQQGLVRCRHLPNGEAMYAPLGRDRHHLTCVSCGQTRVLPQCPIHDLTVPKEQRQDFALLFHTLEFFGLCSHCQSQQETAG; this comes from the coding sequence ATGGCTATCCGTCCCACCTCAGCCAATGCGCGACAACAGCGGCTGCTGGACGAACTCGAGCACTGCGGCGATGAGATGAGCGGCCAACAGCTGCATCGCGTGCTGCAGGACGGCAACCAACCGATGGGACTGGCCACGGTGTATCGCCACCTGCGCCTGCTGCAGCAACAGGGACTGGTGCGCTGTCGCCACCTGCCCAATGGCGAAGCGATGTATGCCCCACTCGGCCGCGATCGCCATCACCTCACCTGCGTCAGCTGCGGCCAGACCCGCGTCTTACCGCAATGCCCGATTCACGATCTGACGGTGCCGAAGGAGCAGCGGCAGGATTTCGCGCTGCTCTTCCACACCCTCGAGTTCTTCGGACTCTGTTCGCACTGCCAGAGCCAGCAGGAGACCGCTGGATGA
- a CDS encoding metal-binding protein: protein MASGRDHDRATTIASLPLALLLMPIFGNGAAALGGLTFLIGGLWLSPDLDTHSRAFQRWGPLRPLWWPYQRLLRHRSLISHSPVLGSAGRLLYLAGLIAGLAWLLQPWGTPSPGELGSALSRLWQDQRATSLAMLCGLEASAWLHLIQDGDPMPHLPRLLRRQRRKYHHRTRPRR from the coding sequence ATGGCCTCCGGCAGGGACCATGACCGTGCCACGACGATCGCAAGCCTGCCGCTGGCACTCCTGCTGATGCCGATCTTCGGAAACGGAGCGGCTGCGCTGGGCGGCCTGACATTTCTGATCGGCGGCCTCTGGCTCTCTCCCGACCTCGACACCCACTCCCGCGCCTTCCAGCGCTGGGGACCGCTGCGCCCGCTCTGGTGGCCCTACCAACGGCTGTTGCGCCATCGCTCCCTGATCTCCCATTCCCCGGTGCTCGGTAGCGCCGGTCGGCTGCTGTATCTGGCCGGCCTGATCGCCGGGCTGGCCTGGCTGCTCCAACCCTGGGGGACCCCCAGCCCCGGGGAGCTGGGATCGGCACTGAGCAGGCTGTGGCAAGACCAGCGCGCCACGAGCCTGGCCATGCTGTGTGGGTTGGAAGCCAGCGCCTGGCTGCATTTGATCCAGGACGGCGACCCGATGCCACACCTGCCTCGCTTACTGCGCCGCCAACGCCGCAAGTACCACCACCGAACGAGGCCACGACGCTGA
- the mazG gene encoding nucleoside triphosphate pyrophosphohydrolase encodes MAADPATSTALNELIAVVAQLRNPEGGCPWDLEQTHASLVPYVLEEAHEVADAIRHGDDAHLKEELGDLLLQVVLHAQIAQEEGRFGLAQIASGISEKLIRRHPHVFAGAEAADSDAVKANWEAIKAAEKATEPSSSPLSDRLAGKVRGQPALAGAMTISKKAAAAGFEWDAMAGVWDKVHEELDELKEAVANGNQAHAQEELGDVLFTLVNVARWCGIDPEAGLAGTNRRFLDRFSRVEAALDGDLQGRRIQELEGLWQQAKAEIRAEEASLAAD; translated from the coding sequence ATGGCCGCCGATCCCGCCACCAGCACAGCCCTAAACGAGCTGATCGCCGTGGTGGCCCAGCTGCGCAACCCAGAAGGGGGCTGCCCCTGGGATCTGGAACAGACCCATGCCTCCCTGGTGCCCTATGTGCTGGAGGAAGCCCATGAAGTGGCCGATGCGATCCGTCACGGCGATGACGCCCACCTCAAAGAAGAGCTCGGTGATCTACTGCTGCAGGTGGTGCTCCATGCCCAGATCGCCCAGGAGGAGGGCCGATTCGGTCTGGCTCAGATCGCCTCAGGCATTAGCGAGAAGCTGATTCGCCGCCACCCCCATGTGTTTGCCGGTGCCGAAGCGGCCGACAGCGATGCCGTGAAGGCCAACTGGGAGGCAATCAAGGCAGCAGAGAAGGCAACGGAACCTTCATCCAGCCCACTCAGCGATCGCCTCGCGGGCAAGGTGCGCGGCCAACCCGCTCTGGCGGGGGCCATGACGATCTCCAAAAAGGCGGCCGCCGCCGGCTTTGAGTGGGACGCCATGGCCGGCGTGTGGGACAAAGTGCACGAAGAACTCGATGAGCTCAAGGAGGCGGTGGCCAACGGCAACCAAGCCCACGCCCAGGAGGAACTCGGCGATGTGCTGTTCACCCTGGTGAATGTGGCCCGCTGGTGCGGCATCGACCCGGAAGCCGGCCTGGCCGGCACCAACCGCCGCTTCCTCGATCGCTTCTCTCGCGTGGAGGCCGCCCTCGACGGCGACCTGCAGGGCCGCAGAATCCAGGAACTGGAAGGCCTGTGGCAGCAGGCGAAGGCCGAGATCCGGGCCGAAGAGGCCTCCTTAGCAGCCGACTGA
- a CDS encoding dienelactone hydrolase family protein, whose protein sequence is MRISRDSVGLTVEGSLMRLYVAQPVTSGCWPGIVFFSDIYQLGAPMTRLVDRLAGYGYVVAAPEIFHRREPIGTTIEPDALGRLRGNHNARNTPIAAYDADTVATLAWLGAQPLVDARRLGALGFCIGGHLAFRAAFRADVRACVCVYPTGLQDGTLGLTPADSIQRAGEIKGALLTIFGSLDPHVPADARAGILSTLEALPDLCHRTLLYEANHTFLRDDGDRWDPQLADQAWGEVISFLDQELAGSVGC, encoded by the coding sequence ATGCGCATTTCTCGTGATTCGGTCGGGCTCACGGTTGAAGGCAGCCTGATGCGCCTTTATGTGGCACAGCCTGTGACGTCGGGTTGCTGGCCAGGGATTGTTTTTTTCTCCGATATCTATCAGCTCGGTGCCCCCATGACCCGCCTGGTGGATCGATTGGCTGGTTATGGCTATGTGGTGGCAGCACCAGAGATCTTCCATCGTCGAGAACCGATCGGAACGACGATCGAGCCCGATGCGCTCGGCCGGTTGCGGGGAAATCACAATGCTCGCAACACTCCGATTGCTGCCTATGACGCCGATACCGTGGCCACACTGGCTTGGCTTGGTGCTCAACCATTGGTGGATGCTCGACGGCTTGGGGCTCTCGGCTTTTGCATTGGTGGTCACCTGGCCTTCCGGGCTGCTTTTAGAGCCGATGTGCGAGCGTGCGTCTGTGTATATCCCACTGGTTTGCAGGACGGGACGTTGGGCTTGACTCCCGCCGACAGCATCCAGAGGGCAGGGGAGATCAAAGGTGCCTTGCTCACCATTTTTGGCAGCTTGGATCCCCACGTACCGGCAGACGCGCGGGCTGGAATTCTTTCGACTCTCGAGGCCTTGCCCGATCTCTGTCATCGGACACTTCTGTATGAAGCCAATCACACATTTCTGCGCGATGACGGTGACCGTTGGGATCCTCAGTTGGCTGATCAGGCTTGGGGTGAGGTGATCAGTTTTCTTGATCAGGAACTTGCCGGATCAGTCGGCTGCTAA
- the arfB gene encoding alternative ribosome rescue aminoacyl-tRNA hydrolase ArfB, whose amino-acid sequence MNCIVNERLVIPAAELQWRFSRASGPGGQGVNTTDSRVELVFDLKQSRVLGPFRRARLQDRLKTRLEGDCLRVVAAEERSQWQNRQLALGRLAALLREGLRPPPPQRRSTRPGRAAVQRRLEAKAQRSQLKRRRQGRPSLED is encoded by the coding sequence TTGAACTGCATCGTCAACGAGCGGTTGGTTATCCCGGCGGCGGAGCTGCAGTGGCGGTTCTCTCGCGCTTCCGGTCCCGGTGGTCAGGGAGTGAATACCACGGATTCTCGTGTGGAGCTGGTGTTTGACCTGAAGCAGTCCCGCGTGTTGGGGCCCTTCCGTCGCGCCAGGCTTCAGGATCGCCTCAAAACTCGCCTCGAGGGCGATTGTCTGCGTGTTGTAGCGGCTGAGGAACGCTCACAATGGCAGAACCGTCAATTAGCCCTGGGGCGTCTTGCGGCTCTGCTGCGCGAAGGGCTCAGGCCACCCCCTCCCCAGCGTCGTTCCACCCGTCCCGGACGGGCGGCAGTGCAACGGCGCCTTGAGGCCAAGGCACAGCGCAGCCAGCTCAAACGGCGTCGGCAGGGCAGGCCTTCGCTTGAGGATTGA